Proteins encoded in a region of the Paenibacillus sp. E222 genome:
- a CDS encoding sensor histidine kinase gives MPMRLLQYGLLIVPAVLYILVLPQEQEDRYTLYIIIALGLAVWKDFTRSGMQSFLLAAEILFSCWLIALYGPFMFFLSLSALYVYMYRLDRTQRWLMLAIQLIASNIALHWYYAPPQELHAWLTFHTNTAIPFSFTQETMARVAGNLLLLITATLSWQGSKSASSRGQLEQVYDELRSKHYELQETREQLLQFTKQLEGAAQVEERTRISRQLHDDIGHRLIRTKMMSEAALLTLPIHPEQGTEMVRQIRDQLAASMDDMRTTLHKLRPDSYISDAYALDRLLEDVGRETGVKTSYKVRGHSHVLYPSMQIVLYKNAKEAVTNALRHGNATTISVELEFGEREICMSISNDGKIHTLSTNEQTKGRHEGSRAKPDLKAESTGLGMGLEGMRLRTQLVGGKLEIKSDYPYTVITHLPMTNKAELI, from the coding sequence ATGCCGATGCGGTTGCTGCAATACGGTTTACTCATAGTTCCCGCGGTCCTGTACATTCTGGTGCTACCACAGGAACAAGAAGATCGCTATACTCTGTATATTATCATTGCGCTAGGACTCGCGGTGTGGAAAGACTTCACCCGTTCAGGTATGCAGAGTTTTCTTCTCGCAGCCGAAATCCTCTTCAGCTGCTGGTTGATCGCTCTATACGGCCCATTTATGTTTTTCCTCTCCTTATCTGCGCTTTATGTATATATGTACAGACTGGACAGGACCCAGCGTTGGTTAATGCTCGCCATTCAGCTTATCGCCAGCAATATTGCGCTACATTGGTATTACGCCCCGCCACAGGAGCTTCATGCATGGCTTACATTTCACACAAATACAGCCATTCCTTTTAGCTTCACCCAAGAGACAATGGCTCGGGTTGCAGGTAACTTGCTCCTGCTCATCACCGCAACACTCTCATGGCAGGGGTCTAAAAGCGCGAGCAGCCGTGGGCAGCTTGAACAGGTGTACGATGAGCTGCGAAGTAAACATTACGAGCTTCAGGAGACACGCGAACAATTGCTGCAATTCACGAAGCAGCTTGAAGGAGCGGCACAGGTTGAGGAACGTACCCGGATATCCCGGCAGCTTCATGATGATATTGGTCATCGCCTGATTCGCACCAAAATGATGTCTGAGGCAGCCCTCCTCACCCTCCCTATACATCCAGAACAGGGCACGGAAATGGTGAGACAGATTCGGGATCAATTGGCCGCCAGTATGGATGACATGCGGACCACGCTTCACAAGTTGCGGCCTGACTCTTATATATCCGATGCCTACGCATTAGATCGTCTGCTTGAAGACGTTGGAAGGGAAACGGGTGTGAAGACGAGTTACAAAGTTCGTGGGCATTCACATGTACTTTATCCCAGTATGCAGATTGTCTTGTACAAAAATGCCAAAGAGGCCGTGACCAATGCACTCCGTCATGGTAATGCCACTACGATTAGTGTGGAACTGGAATTTGGGGAAAGAGAGATCTGTATGTCCATCAGCAACGATGGGAAGATTCACACCCTTTCCACCAACGAACAAACGAAAGGAAGACATGAAGGATCTCGTGCTAAACCGGACTTAAAGGCAGAGTCTACAGGACTCGGCATGGGACTTGAAGGAATGCGCCTACGCACACAATTGGTTGGTGGGAAACTGGAGATCAAGTCGGACTATCCCTATACGGTGATTACACACCTGCCCATGACGAACAAAGCTGAACTGATCTGA
- a CDS encoding ABC transporter ATP-binding protein has protein sequence MAMLEVDHVVKRYGSKLSVDHLNLSVGKGEIFGLLGPNGAGKSTTISMIAGLLNMDQGEIRLDGISVRERPLEVKRKIGLVPQDLALYETMTAAENVTFFARLYGLRGKMLKERVQESLEFVGLQDKAKDAPSTFSGGMKRRLNIACAIMHRPDLIIMDEPTVGIDPQSRNHILESVRTLNQMGSTIIYTSHYMEEVAAISHRVAIMDQGHIIACGTEAELRERVASDEKIVLTTSGIGPDVVEELKLHPRVRAVDVSDDTLIVTLPSAQQDLQDMLFICSKHEISIQSLKVEEPDLETLFLNLTGRTLRD, from the coding sequence ATGGCTATGCTTGAAGTGGATCATGTGGTGAAACGATACGGTAGCAAGCTGTCAGTGGATCATTTGAATCTGAGTGTAGGTAAAGGTGAAATTTTTGGATTGCTTGGACCCAATGGAGCAGGGAAAAGTACCACCATTAGCATGATTGCCGGTCTTTTAAATATGGATCAGGGTGAAATTCGGTTGGATGGCATATCGGTTCGGGAACGGCCGCTTGAGGTGAAACGCAAAATCGGGCTGGTACCACAGGATCTGGCTTTATACGAAACGATGACCGCTGCGGAGAATGTAACTTTTTTTGCCAGACTATATGGACTCCGTGGAAAAATGCTGAAAGAAAGAGTGCAGGAATCTCTTGAATTTGTAGGTTTGCAGGACAAAGCGAAGGATGCCCCGTCCACTTTCTCCGGTGGTATGAAACGTAGGCTGAACATTGCGTGTGCCATTATGCATCGACCGGATTTAATCATTATGGATGAACCAACAGTGGGCATTGACCCGCAATCGCGGAATCATATTTTGGAGTCGGTCCGTACGCTTAATCAGATGGGGTCAACCATCATTTATACAAGTCATTATATGGAGGAAGTTGCTGCAATCAGTCACCGGGTAGCGATTATGGATCAGGGACATATCATTGCCTGCGGCACCGAAGCAGAGCTGAGAGAACGAGTTGCATCTGATGAAAAAATAGTGCTCACCACTTCGGGCATTGGTCCCGATGTTGTGGAGGAGTTAAAGCTTCACCCCCGTGTGCGGGCGGTAGACGTATCAGACGATACATTGATCGTTACGCTGCCTTCTGCGCAGCAGGATCTACAGGATATGCTCTTCATTTGCAGCAAACATGAAATCTCCATTCAATCGCTCAAGGTTGAAGAGCCTGATCTGGAAACGCTCTTCCTCAATCTGACCGGACGTACGCTTCGGGACTAG